One Coffea arabica cultivar ET-39 chromosome 5e, Coffea Arabica ET-39 HiFi, whole genome shotgun sequence DNA segment encodes these proteins:
- the LOC113743439 gene encoding cytochrome P450 CYP72A219 isoform X2: MDRAPAAYLSSIVLVTALSSAIFLVALAWKLFKWVWLNPKKLEKLLRQQGFRGNSYIPVLGDVIAMSTLLKQAHSKPINLSDDIVPRIIPEYLDLVKKHGKNTYIWYGPEPSVCIQDPELIREASQNINLFHKPVVNQLTRLLAPGLISYNGDKWAKHRKLINPAFHGEKLKLMLPSFCTSATAMLRKWEEIISPTGFCELDVWPSLRSLSSDAISRTAFGSNYEEGRVIFELQGEQCELCIKSLWSMLIPGWRFLPTKRNRRMGQIFKDVTDSIREIINSRLNEIRAGEFGDDDFLGLLLQSNSQEIDRHGNKDFGMTIEEVIEECRLFYVAGQETTSVLLVWTLILLSVHQEWQTRARDEVLQVFGTRIPDFDGLNHLKLVTMILHEVLRLYPPIPVNGRITAAETKLGNLSLPSGVLVLIQTLLVHHDQAIWGEDAKEFKPERFSQGASHATKGNIAFFPFGWGPRSCIGQSYAMLEAKLVLAMILQRFWFKLSPSYSHAPISLVTLKPQYGAPLILHKL; this comes from the exons ATGGACAGAGCACCGGCAGCGTACTTGAGCTCCATCGTCCTCGTTACAGCGCTTTCCTCTGCTATTTTTCTTGTAGCATTGGCATGGAAGCTATTCAAATGGGTTTGGTTGAATCCCAAAAAGCTTGAGAAGCTCCTCAGACAGCAGGGATTTAGAGGGAATTCTTATATACCAGTGTTGGGAGATGTGATAGCAATGTCAACCTTGCTCAAACAAGCTCACTCCAAGCCCATCAATCTCTCCGATGATATTGTCCCAAGAATCATTCCTGAATACCTTGATCTGGTCAAGAAACATG GAAAGAATACATACATATGGTACGGGCCAGAACCATCTGTATGTATCCAGGACCCTGAACTCATAAGGGAGGCTTCGCAAAACATCAACCTCTTTCATAAGCCTGTAGTTAATCAACTTACCAGATTGCTGGCACCAGGACTGATAAGCTACAACGGAGATAAATGGGCCAAACACAGAAAACTCATCAACCCTGCTTTTCATGGCGAGAAGTTGAAG CTTATGCTCCCATCCTTTTGTACAAGTGCTACTGCAATGTTGAGAAAATGGGAGGAGATCATTTCACCAACAGGGTTTTGTGAGTTGGATGTTTGGCCCAGTCTTCGAAGTCTGTCTTCTGATGCAATTTCGCGTACTGCATTTGGTAGTAATTATGAAGAAGGCAGGGTGATTTTTGAACTTCAAGGAGAACAGTGTGAGCTTTGCATCAAGTCTCTGTGGTCAATGCTTATCCCGGGATGGAG GTTCTTGCCAACTAAAAGAAATAGGAGAATGGGACAAATTTTCAAAGATGTTACTGATTCAATTAGAGAAATCAttaattcaagattaaatgaaATAAGAGCAGGGGAATTCGGTGATGATGACTTCTTGGGACTATTATTACAATCAAATTCTCAAGAAATTGATAGGCATGGAAACAAGGATTTTGGCATGACCATTGAAGAGGTCATCGAAGAATGCAGGCTTTTCTATGTTGCAGGACAGGAGACAACTTCGGTGCTGCTTGTGTGGACATTGATTTTATTGAGTGTGCATCAGGAGTGGCAGACACGTGCTAGAGATGAGGTTCTGCAAGTCTTTGGCACAAGAATACCAGATTTTGATGGACTGAATCACCTAAAACTT gTAACTATGATTTTGCATGAGGTTTTAAGGTTATATCCACCCATACCAGTCAATGGTAGAATAACGGCTGCGGAAACTAAATTAGGAAATTTATCTCTTCCCAGTGGAGTGCTAGTCCTGATACAAACCCTGTTAGTTCATCATGACCAAGCAATATGGGGCGAAGATGCGAAAGAGTTCAAGCCAGAAAGGTTTTCTCAAGGTGCTTCACATGCAACAAAGGGAAATATTGCATTCTTCCCATTTGGTTGGGGACCTCGTTCTTGTATTGGTCAAAGTTACGCTATGCTGGAAGCAAAGCTGGTGCTGGCAATGATTCTGCAACGCTTTTGGTTCAAACTTTCACCATCCTATTCGCATGCTCCCATCTCATTGGTAACACTTAAACCACAGTATGGTGCTCCCTTGATTTTGCACAAGCTGTAG
- the LOC113743797 gene encoding cytochrome P450 CYP72A219-like, whose amino-acid sequence MEMSAYSSIAVLSSCFVLLTLAWKLFNWIWLKPKKLEKLLKQQGFKGNPYRLLFGDLKDISNSAREARSKPLSLSDDIIPRIIPEFHKLVQKYGTKTYIWYGPEPAIFIQDPELLREAAQAITVFHKPDAGQFTRLLTPGLASYNGDKWAKHRKLINPVFNGEKLKTMLPAFQTSASEMMRKWEEIVLPKGSCELDIWPYLQRVTCDAISRTAFGSNYEEARKIFELQGEQLEHCVKAVWSMFIPGWRFLPTKRNRRMRQIEKEVDDSIRRIVNSRLKAMRAGESCDDDFLGRLLESNSQEIHKHGSKGVGMSTQEVVEECKLFYFAGQETTSVLLLWTMILLSRYQNWQKRAREEVLQLFGTNKPDYDGLNRLKVVTMILYEVLRLYPPLPVNSRRTAEEARLGNLSIPAGILILKHIALIHHDPELWGDDVKEFKPERFSDGVSNAAKGQAAFFPFGWGPRICTGQNFSMLEAKIVMVMILQRFSFEFSPSYSHAPYSLITLKPQHGAHLILQKL is encoded by the exons ATGGAGATGTCAGCCTATAGCTCCATCGCagttctttcttcttgctttgtTCTTTTGACATTGGCATGGAAACTGTTCAACTGGATTTGGTTAAAGCCCAAGAAGCTTGAGAAGCTGCTCAAACAGCAGGGCTTCAAAGGGAATCCATACAGACTTCTGTTTGGAGACTTGAAAGACATCTCAAACTCAGCAAGAGAAGCTCGGTCCAAGCCACTTAGTTTGTCCGATGATATTATCCCAAGAATCATACCTGAGTTCCATAAACTTGTCCAAAAATATG GTacgaaaacatatatatggtaTGGGCCAGAGCCAGCTATATTCATCCAGGACCCTGAACTCTTAAGGGAGGCTGCCCAAGCAATTACTGTCTTTCATAAGCCTGATGCTGGCCAATTCACCAGATTGTTGACGCCAGGACTAGCAAGCTACAATGGAGACAAATgggcaaaacacagaaaactcaTTAACCCAGTTTTCAATGGGGAGAAGTTGAAG ACCATGCTCCCTGCTTTTCAAACAAGTGCTAGTGAGATGATGAGAAAATGGGAGGAGATTGTTTTGCCAAAAGGGTCTTGTGAGTTGGATATTTGGCCCTATCTTCAAAGGGTAACGTGTGATGCAATTTCCAGGACTGCATTTGGCAGTAACTATGAGGAAGCAAGGAAGATATTTGAACTTCAAGGAGAGCAGCTTGAGCATTGTGTCAAGGCTGTATGGTCCATGTTCATCCCTGGATGGAG GTTCTTGCCAACTAAGAGAAACCGAAGAATGAGACAAATTGAGAAAGAAGTTGATGATTCAATCAGGAGAATTGTAAATTCAAGATTAAAAGCAATGAGAGCTGGGGAATCCTGTGATGATGACTTTTTGGGTAGATTACTAGAATCCAATTCTCAAGAAATTCATAAACATGGGAGCAAGGGTGTTGGAATGAGTACCCAAGAGGTGGTAGAAGAGTGCAAGCTCTTCTATTTTGCAGGACAGGAGACAACCTCAGTGCTGCTTTTGTGGACAATGATATTATTGAGTAGGTATCAAAACTGGCAGAAACGTGCTAGAGAAGAGGTTTTGCAACTATTTGGCACTAACAAACCAGATTATGATGGCCTAAATCGTCTAAAAGTT GTAACTATGATATTATATGAAGTGCTAAGGCTATATCCACCGTTACCTGTCAATAGTCGAAGAACAGCTGAAGAAGCTAGATTGGGCAATCTATCCATCCCTGCTGGAATTCTAATCTTAAAACACATAGCGTTAATTCATCATGACCCTGAATTATGGGGGGATGATGTGAAGGAGTTCAAACCAGAGCGATTTTCTGATGGCGTGTCAAATGCAGCAAAGGGTCAAGCTGCATTCTTCCCATTTGGTTGGGGACCTCGTATCTGCActggtcaaaatttttctatgtTGGAAGCAAAAATAGTGATGGTGATGATCCTGCAAAGATTCTCCTTTGAATTTTCACCATCCTACTCACATGCTCCCTACTCACTGATCACACTTAAACCACAGCATGGAGCTCACTTGATTTTGCAGAAGCTGTAG
- the LOC113688525 gene encoding cytochrome P450 CYP72A219-like: MEAAHSFMIALVSSCCVVLSVLAWRALNWAWFQPKKLQKHLKQQGFKGNPYKLIYGDFKQISSLFQEANSKPISLSDDIVPRIVPHFLEAVNKYGKNTYLWFGPRPMMLIMDPELIRKVTHKIDIFQKVRIHPQARLLVRGILVYEGEKWAKQRKLLNQAFHTEKLKLMVPAFYKSSSEMLSKWEEMISVKGSFEVDVWPNIQTMTSDAISRTAFGSRYEEGRKIFELQREQARHLVEASRSIYIPGSRFLPTKRNRRMKQIAKEVEGSIREIINARLKALRAAEAIDADILGLLLESTSQETDGEFGMTTREIIEECKLFYFAGQETTAVLLVWTMILLSMHPDWQERAREEVLQHFGTNMPNFDGLNQLKIVTMILHEVLRLYPPFPNIGRTVAEETKIGNLTIPAGQLLALPVILLHHDPEIWGEDVKEFKPERFADGVSSATKGQIVYFPFGWGPRICIGQNFAMLEAKLAVAMILQRFSFELSPSYSHAPHLSVAIQPQFGAHLMLHKL; encoded by the exons ATGGAAGCAGCCCACAGCTTCATGATTGCACTTGTTTCTTCTTGTTGTGTTGTTCTCTCAGTATTGGCATGGAGAGCGTTGAACTGGGCATGGTTTCAGCCCAAAAAGCTCCAGAAGCATCTCAAACAACAAGGTTTTAAGGGGAACCCTTACAAACTGATCTATGGAGACTTCAAACAGATATCATCCTTGTTCCAAGAAGCCAACTCAAAGCCTATCAGTCTCTCTGACGACATCGTACCAAGAATTGTACCTCATTTCCTAGAAGCTGTTAATAAATATG GTAAGAATACCTATTTGTGGTTTGGGCCAAGACCAATGATGCTGATCATGGATCCTGAACTCATAAGGAAAGTTACCCATAAGATAGATATTTTTCAAAAGGTTAGAATCCATCCACAAGCCAGATTGCTGGTCCGAGGGATACTGGTCTATGAGGGGGAGAAATGGGCAAAGCAAAGAAAACTCCTCAATCAAGCTTTCCACACGGAGAAGTTGAAG CTTATGGTACCAGCATTCTACAAAAGTTCAAGTGAGATGTTGAGCAAATGGGAGGAGATGATTTCAGTGAAAGGGTCATTTGAGGTTGATGTTTGGCCCAATATTCAGACTATGACTAGCGATGCAATTTCACGAACAGCATTTGGCAGCAGATATgaggaaggaagaaagataTTCGAGTTACAGAGAGAACAAGCTCGACATCTGGTCGAGGCTTCAAGGTCCATATATATTCCCGGGTCGAG GTTCTTGCCAACTAAAAGGAACAGAAGAATGAAACAAATTGCAAAAGAAGTTGAAGGTTCAATCAGGGAAATTATCAATGCAAGACTAAAGGCACTGAGAGCGGCAGAAGCCATTGATGCTGACATATTAGGTTTATTACTTGAATCCACTTCTCAAGAAACTGACGGGGAATTTGGCATGACTACAAGAGAAATCATTGAAGAGTGCAAGCTGTTCTATTTTGCTGGGCAGGAGACCACTGCTGTGCTGCTTGTTTGGACAATGATCTTACTGAGCATGCATCCTGACTGGCAAGAACGTGCTAGAGAAGAGGTTTTGCAACATTTCGGGACTAACATGCCAAACTTTGATGGactaaatcagctaaagatt GTTACAATGATCTTACATGAGGTTTTAAGGCTATACCCACCATTTCCTAATATAGGTCGAACAGTTGCAGAAGAAACTAAAATAGGAAATCTAACTATCCCTGCTGGACAGCTACTGGCACTACCAGTGATATTATTGCATCATGACCCTGAAATATGGGGCGAGGATGTCAAGGAATTTAAGCCAGAGAGGTTTGCTGATGGAGTCTCAAGTGCAACAAAGGGCCAAATTGTATACTTCCCATTTGGCTGGGGACCTCGCATATGCATTGGCCAAAACTTTGCTATGTTGGAAGCAAAATTGGCAGTAGCTATGATTCTGCAGCGCTTCTCGTTTGAACTTTCGCCATCTTATTCTCATGCCCCTCACCTAAGCGTAGCAATTCAACCCCAGTTCGGGGCTCACTTGATGTTGCACAAGCTGTAG
- the LOC113743439 gene encoding cytochrome P450 CYP72A219 isoform X1 yields MDRAPAAYLSSIVLVTALSSAIFLVALAWKLFKWVWLNPKKLEKLLRQQGFRGNSYIPVLGDVIAMSTLLKQAHSKPINLSDDIVPRIIPEYLDLVKKHGKNTYIWYGPEPSVCIQDPELIREASQNINLFHKPVVNQLTRLLAPGLISYNGDKWAKHRKLINPAFHGEKLKLMLPSFCTSATAMLRKWEEIISPTGFCELDVWPSLRSLSSDAISRTAFGSNYEEGRVIFELQGEQCELCIKSLWSMLIPGWRFLCRFLPTKRNRRMGQIFKDVTDSIREIINSRLNEIRAGEFGDDDFLGLLLQSNSQEIDRHGNKDFGMTIEEVIEECRLFYVAGQETTSVLLVWTLILLSVHQEWQTRARDEVLQVFGTRIPDFDGLNHLKLVTMILHEVLRLYPPIPVNGRITAAETKLGNLSLPSGVLVLIQTLLVHHDQAIWGEDAKEFKPERFSQGASHATKGNIAFFPFGWGPRSCIGQSYAMLEAKLVLAMILQRFWFKLSPSYSHAPISLVTLKPQYGAPLILHKL; encoded by the exons ATGGACAGAGCACCGGCAGCGTACTTGAGCTCCATCGTCCTCGTTACAGCGCTTTCCTCTGCTATTTTTCTTGTAGCATTGGCATGGAAGCTATTCAAATGGGTTTGGTTGAATCCCAAAAAGCTTGAGAAGCTCCTCAGACAGCAGGGATTTAGAGGGAATTCTTATATACCAGTGTTGGGAGATGTGATAGCAATGTCAACCTTGCTCAAACAAGCTCACTCCAAGCCCATCAATCTCTCCGATGATATTGTCCCAAGAATCATTCCTGAATACCTTGATCTGGTCAAGAAACATG GAAAGAATACATACATATGGTACGGGCCAGAACCATCTGTATGTATCCAGGACCCTGAACTCATAAGGGAGGCTTCGCAAAACATCAACCTCTTTCATAAGCCTGTAGTTAATCAACTTACCAGATTGCTGGCACCAGGACTGATAAGCTACAACGGAGATAAATGGGCCAAACACAGAAAACTCATCAACCCTGCTTTTCATGGCGAGAAGTTGAAG CTTATGCTCCCATCCTTTTGTACAAGTGCTACTGCAATGTTGAGAAAATGGGAGGAGATCATTTCACCAACAGGGTTTTGTGAGTTGGATGTTTGGCCCAGTCTTCGAAGTCTGTCTTCTGATGCAATTTCGCGTACTGCATTTGGTAGTAATTATGAAGAAGGCAGGGTGATTTTTGAACTTCAAGGAGAACAGTGTGAGCTTTGCATCAAGTCTCTGTGGTCAATGCTTATCCCGGGATGGAG GTTTTTGTGCAGGTTCTTGCCAACTAAAAGAAATAGGAGAATGGGACAAATTTTCAAAGATGTTACTGATTCAATTAGAGAAATCAttaattcaagattaaatgaaATAAGAGCAGGGGAATTCGGTGATGATGACTTCTTGGGACTATTATTACAATCAAATTCTCAAGAAATTGATAGGCATGGAAACAAGGATTTTGGCATGACCATTGAAGAGGTCATCGAAGAATGCAGGCTTTTCTATGTTGCAGGACAGGAGACAACTTCGGTGCTGCTTGTGTGGACATTGATTTTATTGAGTGTGCATCAGGAGTGGCAGACACGTGCTAGAGATGAGGTTCTGCAAGTCTTTGGCACAAGAATACCAGATTTTGATGGACTGAATCACCTAAAACTT gTAACTATGATTTTGCATGAGGTTTTAAGGTTATATCCACCCATACCAGTCAATGGTAGAATAACGGCTGCGGAAACTAAATTAGGAAATTTATCTCTTCCCAGTGGAGTGCTAGTCCTGATACAAACCCTGTTAGTTCATCATGACCAAGCAATATGGGGCGAAGATGCGAAAGAGTTCAAGCCAGAAAGGTTTTCTCAAGGTGCTTCACATGCAACAAAGGGAAATATTGCATTCTTCCCATTTGGTTGGGGACCTCGTTCTTGTATTGGTCAAAGTTACGCTATGCTGGAAGCAAAGCTGGTGCTGGCAATGATTCTGCAACGCTTTTGGTTCAAACTTTCACCATCCTATTCGCATGCTCCCATCTCATTGGTAACACTTAAACCACAGTATGGTGCTCCCTTGATTTTGCACAAGCTGTAG
- the LOC113743405 gene encoding cytochrome P450 CYP72A219-like, translating to MKTTHSFMIVLVSSCLVLSVLAWKVLSWVWFKPRKLEKHLKQQGFKGNPYKLFYGDFKEIGTLFQEAYSKPISLSDDIVPRVIPHFLGTVNKYGKNAYLWFGPKPTMLIMDPEITRKVTQKMEIFQKPQFHPLSKLLAQGTLVYEGEKWAKHRKLLNQAFHMEKLKLMVPAFYKSASEMLSKWEEGISAKGSIELDVWPHLQTMTGDAISRTAFGSKYEKGRRIFELQTEQAQQLVKAVQSMYIPGLRFLPTKRNRRMKQIAKEVNDSIGEIIRTRLNALRTGEASDDDMLSLLLESSSQETDKEFGMTTKEIVEECKLFYFAGQETTAVLLVWTMILLSMYPDWQEHAREEVLQHFGTNIPDFDGLNRLRIVTMILHEVLRLYPPFPILGRTVAEETKPGNLTFLSGQLLTVPTILLHHDPEIWGEDVKEFKPERFADGVSHATKGQVVFFPFGWGPRICIGQNFAMLEAKLVLAMALQRFSLELSPSYSHAPYSAVTLQPQFGAHLILHKM from the exons atgaaaacAACCCACAGCTTCATGATTGTACTTGTTTCTTCTTGTCTTGTTCTCTCAGTATTGGCATGGAAAGTGTTGAGCTGGGTATGGTTTAAGCCCAGAAAGCTTGAGAAGCATCTCAAACAACAGGGTTTTAAAGGGAACCCTTACAAGCTGTTCTATGGAGACTTCAAAGAGATAGGAACCTTGTTCCAAGAAGCCTACTCCAAGCCTATCAGTCTCTCAGACGACATCGTACCAAGAGTTATACCTCATTTTCTAGGAACTGTTAATAAGTATG GAAAGAATGCCTATTTATGGTTTGGGCCAAAACCAACGATGCTAATCATGGATCCAGAAATCACAAGGAAAGTTACACAAAAGatggaaatttttcaaaagcCTCAATTCCATCCACTTTCCAAATTGCTCGCCCAAGGGACACTGGTCTATGAAGGGGAGAAATGGGCCAAACACAGAAAGCTCCTCAACCAAGCTTTCCACATGGagaagttgaag CTTATGGTACCAGCATTTTACAAAAGTGCAAGTGAGATGTTGAGCAAATGGGAGGAGGGTATTTCCGCAAAAGGGTCAATTGAGTTGGATGTTTGGCCCCATCTTCAGACTATGACAGGTGATGCAATTTCAAGGACAGCATTTGGCAGCAAATATGAAAAGGGAAGAAGGATCTTTGAGTTGCAGACAGAACAAGCCCAACAGTTGGTCAAGGCTGTACAGTCCATGTATATTCCCGGGTTGAG GTTCCTGCCAACTAAAAGGAACAGAAGAATGAAACAAATCGCGAAAGAAGTTAATGATTCAATTGGGGAAATTATCAGGACTAGACTAAATGCACTGCGAACAGGGGAAGCCAGTGATGATGACATGTTGAGTTTATTACTTGAATCCAGTTCTCAAGAAACTGACAAAGAATTTGGCATGACTACAAAAGAAATCGTTGAAGAGTGCAAGCTGTTCTATTTTGCTGGGCAGGAGACGACTGCTGTGCTGCTCGTTTGGACAATGATCTTATTGAGCATGTATCCGGACTGGCAAGAACATGCTAGAGAAGAGGTTTTGCAACATTTTGGGACAAACATACCAGATTTTGATGGACTAAATCGCCTGAGGATT GTTACAATGATCTTACATGAGGTTTTAAGGCTATACCCACCATTTCCTATTCTTGGTCGAACAGTCGCTGAAGAAACTAAACCAGGAAATCTAACTTTCCTGTCTGGACAGCTACTGACCGTACCAACAATATTATTGCATCATGACCCTGAAATATGGGGCGAGGATGTCAAGGAATTTAAGCCAGAGAGGTTTGCAGATGGAGTCTCACATGCAACAAAGGGCCAAGTTGTATTCTTCCCATTTGGCTGGGGACCTCGTATCTGCATTGGCCAAAACTTTGCCATGTTGGAAGCAAAATTGGTTCTAGCCATGGCTTTGCAACGCTTCTCCCTCGAACTCTCACCATCTTATTCCCATGCTCCTTATTCAGCCGTAACACTCCAACCCCAGTTTGGAGCTCACTTAATTTTGCACAAGATGTAG
- the LOC113687609 gene encoding cytochrome P450 CYP72A219-like yields MWYGPQPTIVVHDPELTREVTPEINLFQKPHAGQFFTLLAPGLVSYNGDKWAENRKLINPAFHLEELEVNLIWFRFCTKTSCQRISKNTFGSDYEEGKRIIELQRELAEHCVQALASVFIPGLRFLPTKRNRRRRQIAKDVEDSIREIISFRMNSIRAGEACEDDLLGILLESSSQEIDNHESKDFGMSIEEVIDECKQFYFAGQETTSALLVWTMILLIRYPDWQARSRDCCRNFLVNCVFVQVLTN; encoded by the exons ATGTGGTATGGGCCACAACCAACAATTGTTGTTCACGACCCTGAACTCACAAGGGAGGTGACACCAGAGATTAATCTCTTTCAAAAGCCTCATGCCGGTCAATTTTTCACATTGCTGGCGCCAGGACTGGTTAGCTACAATGGAGACAAATGGGCCGAAAACAGAAAACTTATTAATCCAGCTTTCCATCTCGAGGAGTTGGAGGTTAATCTGATCTGGTTTAGATTTTGTACCAAGACCAGTTGTCAAAGAATTTCTAAGAACA CATTTGGCAGTGACTATGAAGAAGGAAAGAGGATAATTGAACTTCAAAGAGAACTGGCAGAGCACTGTGTCCAAGCTCTAGCTTCAGTGTTTATCCCCGGATTGAG gtTCTTGCCAACAAAGAGGAACAGAAGAAGGAGACAAATTGCCAAAGATGTTGAGGATTCGATTAGAGAAATTATCAGTTTCAGAATGAATTCCATCAGAGCAGGGGAAGCCTGTGAGGATGACTTGTTGGGCATACTACTTGAATCCAGTTCTCAGGAAATTGACAATCATGAAAGTAAGGACTTCGGTATGTCTATCGAAGAAGTCATTGATGAGTGTAAGCAGTTCTATTTTGCAGGACAGGAGACCACCTCAGCACTGCTTGTGTGGACTATGATCTTATTGATTAGATATCCAGACTGGCAGGCACGATCTAGGGATTGTTGTCGTAACTTTTTGGTGAACTGTGTTTTTGTTCAGGTTCTTACCAACTAA